A region of Treponema sp. J25 DNA encodes the following proteins:
- a CDS encoding HAMP domain-containing sensor histidine kinase codes for MMTHSAELRLLILLFFCTVLITVGGIFFMMFQEQNRLTLMAEYRAFQLAADLNRAVEQGNRVSVEQLPNLLGFGIYTIRGEALYRYGNAPSQVDPRAVQDAPRIQGDEVSLLRAFGGMGRIRNRFMMAPPDPQRGEGDVGNLSENQNTSRRPRPPSMMMAPMAAPRLVFLSYRVASLQRGMWTLYILGSLLLLVLIGTYGLLIQLARRIDLYRLEEARNRELITLGEAARSLSHEIKNPLGVLRIQTALLKKMLKGQEVEKQVDIIEEEIDRINTLTERVRQYLGNRQASVEPLDMGNYLLHMKERYGNSIEVSLPLDAWPIVKIDRQHLDQILDNLIRNALESMEGQGESLVTLRLSVVGHKKCLIEVADRGPGIPKDIEGRIYDLFFTTKTKGSGIGLALVKKLLSQYGGTIYHRPREGGGTLFYVELPYGRLVPAKKIEHQKPVLASEK; via the coding sequence ATGATGACCCATTCAGCGGAACTACGTCTCCTTATTTTGCTCTTTTTTTGCACCGTGCTTATCACCGTAGGGGGCATTTTTTTCATGATGTTCCAGGAACAGAACCGGCTTACCCTGATGGCTGAATATCGGGCTTTTCAGCTTGCGGCCGACCTGAATCGGGCGGTAGAACAGGGAAACCGGGTTTCGGTGGAGCAACTCCCGAATCTTCTGGGTTTTGGAATCTATACTATTCGAGGCGAGGCCCTGTATCGCTATGGAAACGCACCCTCTCAGGTAGATCCCCGGGCGGTTCAGGATGCCCCTCGTATTCAAGGAGATGAAGTTTCATTGCTACGGGCCTTTGGGGGGATGGGACGGATCCGCAACCGTTTCATGATGGCGCCTCCAGATCCCCAAAGGGGAGAGGGAGATGTTGGGAATCTGTCGGAAAACCAGAACACATCCCGGAGGCCCCGTCCTCCTTCTATGATGATGGCCCCGATGGCGGCCCCGCGGCTGGTGTTTCTTTCTTATCGAGTGGCTTCTCTTCAACGAGGGATGTGGACCCTCTATATTCTAGGGAGCCTCCTCCTTTTGGTTCTAATAGGTACCTATGGGTTGTTGATTCAGCTTGCCCGACGGATCGATCTCTATCGACTCGAAGAAGCCCGAAATCGGGAACTCATTACCTTAGGAGAGGCAGCCCGAAGTCTTTCCCATGAGATCAAGAATCCCCTGGGGGTGCTTCGTATACAAACGGCCCTTTTAAAAAAGATGCTCAAAGGACAGGAGGTTGAAAAGCAGGTAGATATCATCGAAGAAGAAATAGATCGAATTAATACCCTTACCGAACGGGTCCGGCAGTATCTGGGAAACCGACAGGCTTCAGTGGAACCTCTTGATATGGGAAACTACCTGCTTCATATGAAGGAACGCTATGGTAATAGTATTGAAGTGTCCCTTCCTCTTGATGCCTGGCCGATAGTAAAAATAGACCGGCAGCATTTGGATCAAATTCTAGATAACCTTATCCGCAACGCCCTCGAAAGTATGGAAGGTCAGGGAGAATCCCTGGTAACCCTTCGCCTTTCAGTCGTGGGTCATAAAAAGTGTCTGATTGAGGTAGCCGATCGGGGACCGGGGATCCCTAAAGATATCGAAGGTCGAATTTATGACCTCTTCTTTACTACAAAAACCAAGGGATCCGGCATTGGCCTTGCCCTGGTAAAAAAACTGCTTTCCCAGTACGGGGGGACAATTTACCACCGTCCCCGCGAAGGGGGAGGTACCCTCTTTTATGTTGAACTCCCCTATGGACGACTGGTCCCGGCGAAAAAAATTGAGCACCAGAAACCGGTACTGGCCTCTGAGAAATAG